In a single window of the Melanotaenia boesemani isolate fMelBoe1 chromosome 22, fMelBoe1.pri, whole genome shotgun sequence genome:
- the LOC121634209 gene encoding trace amine-associated receptor 1-like produces the protein MRTHSTICVLLYIFLGSLSVVTACGNLLVIISIIYFKQLHTPSNCLIFSLAVVDLLVGIVVFPFSMSYPLSSCLYYRDLFCKIRDSFDVVLSNTSILNLCCISVDRYYAVCQPLTYRTKINICVVSVMILMSWGVSIFIAVGFVITEIKEAKCQQNCFTNVVIEKICAPVFSFYLPVIIMLYIYLRIYAVAQRQARSIHNVTNSGVTVSSGERKATRTLAIVMGVFLICWLPFFLCFSLQLTGRVTIQVYETLNWFTLSNSMLNPFIYAFFYSRFRSAFRMIISGNIFQGDFSNSKLL, from the coding sequence ATGAGAACACACTCaacaatatgtgttttattgtacaTTTTCCTGGGCTCTCTATCTGTTGTCACAGCATGTGGAAATCTCCTTGTAATAATCTCCATCATCTACTTCAAGCAACTCCACACACCTTCTAACTGCCTTATTTTCTCACTGGCTGTGGTTGACCTGCTTGTGGGAATTGTAGTCTTTCCGTTCAGCATGTCATATCCTCTCAGCTCTTGTCTGTATTACAGAGACTTATTCTGCAAAATACGGGACAGTTTTGATGTTGTACTGAGCAACACCtccattttaaatttatgttgtaTTTCTGTTGACAGATACTATGCAGTGTGTCAGCCGCTGACATACCGGACTAAGATAAACATCTGTGTTGTTTCAGTCATGATCCTGATGAGCTGGGGTGTTTCTATATTTATTGCTGTTGGCTTTgttattacagaaataaaagaggCAAAATGTCAACAAAACTGCTTCACAAATGTTGTAATTGAAAAGATTTGTGCCCCTGTTTTCTCCTTTTACCTGCCCGTCATCATAATGCTCTATATTTACCTAAGAATATATGCTGTAGCACAGAGACAGGCTCGCAGCATCCACAATGTAACAAATTCTGGAGTTACTGTCAGCAGTGGGGAAAGGAAGGCCACCAGGACTCTGGCTATTGTCATGGGAGTTTTTCTCATCTGTTGGCTGCcgttttttctttgcttttcgcTGCAGCTAACAGGTCGTGTGACAATACAGGTGTATGAAACACTTAATTGGTTTACTCTGTCTAATTCAATGCTCAACCCATTCATTTATGCTTTCTTTTACAGCCGGTTCAGGTCAGCTTTCAGAATGATCATTTCTGGAAACATTTTTCAAGGAGACTTTTCTAACTCTaaacttctttga
- the LOC121634208 gene encoding trace amine-associated receptor 1-like has protein sequence MRTHSTICVLLYIFLGSLSVVTACGNILVIISIIYFKQLHTPSNYLIFSLAVVDLLVGIVVFPFSMSYPLSSCLYYRELLCKIRDSFDVVLSTTSIFTLCCISVDRYYAVCQPLTYRTKISFQVVSVMILMSWGVSIFIAVGFVITELNQKKCEQNCYLDDVLETILAPVFSFYLPIIIMLYIYLRIYLVAQRQARSIQITTKSGVTVSNGERKATRTLAIVMGVFLICWLPFFL, from the coding sequence ATGAGAACACACTCaacaatatgtgttttattatacattttccTGGGCTCTTTATCTGTTGTCACAGCATGTGGAAATATTCTTGTAATAATCTCCATCATCTACTTCAAGCAACTCCACACACCTTCTAACTACCTTATTTTCTCACTGGCTGTGGTTGACCTGCTTGTGGGAATTGTAGTCTTTCCGTTCAGCATGTCATATCCTCTCAGCTCTTGTCTGTATTACAGAGAGTTATTATGCAAAATACGGGACAGTTTTGATGTTGTACTGAGCACAACTTccatttttactttatgttgTATTTCTGTTGACAGATACTATGCAGTGTGTCAGCCGCTGACATACAGGACTAAGATAAGCTTTCAAGTTGTTTCAGTCATGATCCTGATGAGCTGGggtgtttctatttttattgctgttggCTTTGTTATTACAGagttaaatcagaaaaaatgtgaacaaaactGTTATTTAGATGATGTGCTTGAAACGATTTTAGcacctgttttttctttttatctgccCATCATCATAATGCTGTACATCTATCTGAGGATTTATCTTGTTGCACAGAGACAGGCTCGCAGCATCCAGATCACAACAAAGTCTGGAGTTACTGTCAGCAATGGGGAAAGGAAGGCCACCAGGACTCTGGCTATTGTCATGGGAGTTTTTCTCATCTGTTGGCTGCcgttttttctttga
- the LOC121634210 gene encoding trace amine-associated receptor 1-like, with protein sequence MRTHSTICVLLYIFLGSLSVVTACGNLLVIISIIYFKQLHTPSNCLIFSLAVVDLLVGIVVFPFSMSYPLSSCLYYRDLFCKIRDSFDVVLSNTSILNLCCISVDRYYAVCQPLTYRTKINICVVSVMILMSWGVSIFIAVGFVITEIKEAKCQQNCFSDVVIEKVCAPVFSFYLPVIIMLYIYLRIYLVAQRQARSIQNIMNSGVTVSNGERKATRTLAIVMGVFLICWLPFFLCFSLQLTGRVTMQVYETLNWFALSNSMLNPFIYAFFYSRFRSAFRMIISGNIFQRGFSNAKLL encoded by the coding sequence ATGAGAACACACTCaacaatatgtgttttattgtatattttcCTGGGCTCTTTATCTGTTGTCACAGCATGTGGAAATCTCCTTGTGATAATCTCCATCATCTACTTCAAGCAACTCCACACACCTTCTAACTGCCTTATTTTCTCACTGGCTGTGGTTGACCTGCTTGTGGGAATTGTAGTCTTTCCGTTCAGCATGTCATATCCTCTCAGCTCTTGTCTGTATTACAGAGACTTATTCTGCAAAATACGGGACAGTTTTGATGTTGTACTGAGCAACACCtccattttaaatttatgttgtaTTTCTGTTGACAGATACTATGCAGTGTGTCAGCCGCTGACATACAGGACTAAGATAAACATCTGTGTTGTTTCAGTCATGATCCTGATGAGCTGGGGTGTTTCTATATTTATTGCTGTTGGCTTTgttattacagaaataaaagaggCAAAATGTCAACAAAATTGTTTTTCAGATGTTGTAATTGAAAAGGTTTGTGcccctgttttctctttttatctgcCTGTAATCATAATGCTGTACATCTACCTGAGGATTTATCTTGTTGCACAGAGACAGGCTCGCAGCATCCAGAACATAATGAATTCTGGAGTCACTGTCAGCAATGGGGAAAGGAAGGCCACCAGGACTCTGGCTATTGTCATGGGAGTTTTTCTCATCTGTTGGCTgccattttttctttgcttttcgcTGCAGCTAACAGGTCGTGTGACAATGCAGGTGTATGAAACACTTAACTGGTTTGCTCTGTCTAATTCAATGCTCAACCCATTCATTTATGCTTTCTTTTACAGCCGGTTCAGGTCAGCTTTCAGAATGATCATTTCTGGAAACATTTTTCAAAGAGGCTTTTCTAACGCTAAACTTCTTTGA